A region from the Anaerolineae bacterium genome encodes:
- a CDS encoding response regulator: MTNKQNPGQKKKLKVLIADDEAVIRMGLKTMVAGLGYMVVGTAVNGDDALAQVKTLEPDLLLLDIKMPGKDGLTVAEILAAENPLPIIMLTAYTEQTMIERAANAAVMGYLVKPIHEAKLGPMIDLALTRFAEMRKVAQEAYLLRDQLASRELIEAAKRILITAGLSEAESYKRLQMTAREKRCPMRQVAEAVIAVGQKFA, from the coding sequence ATGACAAATAAGCAAAACCCTGGTCAAAAGAAAAAATTAAAGGTTCTCATTGCCGACGATGAAGCGGTCATTCGGATGGGGTTAAAGACCATGGTGGCCGGTTTGGGCTATATGGTCGTCGGCACCGCCGTCAACGGTGACGATGCGCTGGCCCAGGTTAAAACGTTAGAACCCGATCTGTTGCTGCTGGACATCAAGATGCCGGGCAAAGACGGCTTGACCGTGGCTGAAATCCTGGCCGCCGAAAACCCCCTGCCCATCATTATGCTAACCGCCTACACCGAACAGACCATGATTGAACGGGCGGCCAATGCAGCGGTGATGGGCTATCTGGTCAAACCCATCCACGAGGCTAAATTGGGGCCGATGATTGATCTGGCCCTGACCCGCTTTGCGGAAATGCGGAAAGTGGCCCAAGAAGCCTATCTGCTCCGCGACCAGTTGGCGTCCCGCGAATTGATCGAGGCAGCCAAGCGTATTCTCATTACCGCCGGTCTGTCCGAAGCTGAATCCTACAAACGCCTGCAAATGACCGCCCGCGAAAAACGCTGCCCTATGCGCCAAGTGGCCGAGGCGGTGATTGCCGTGGGGCAAAAATTCGCTTAG
- a CDS encoding phosphoglycerate kinase: MNKKTIKDIEVKDKRVLVRVDFNVPLQDGQVSDDRRIRAALPTINYLLDNGASVVLMSHLGRPNGQRVAKYSLKPVAVKLQELLDRPVKLLNDCVGDAVESACAQLEAGQVILLENLRFHLEEEGKAKQEDGSSLKADPEKVKTFRASLAKLGDVYVNDAFGTAHRAHSSTAGITDFLRPAVAGFLMEKELAYLGGALANPTPPFLAIMGGAKISDKIAVIENLLSQVDSLLIGGGMANTFFVAQGHNVGTSLVEEEAVETAKKLLAEHADKLVLPVDCVVAAEFKADAESKVTPVDEVPNDWKILDIGPATIAHFSNRLAPAKTVVWNGPMGVFEFPRFAEGTFAVAKALSQLSGATTIVGGGDSAAAVEQSGLADKISHISTGGGASLEFLEGKTLPGVAALDDK, from the coding sequence ATGAATAAAAAAACAATCAAAGATATTGAGGTTAAAGATAAGCGCGTTTTAGTGCGGGTGGACTTTAACGTGCCGTTGCAAGATGGACAGGTCAGCGACGACCGCCGCATCCGGGCCGCCCTGCCCACCATCAACTACCTGTTAGACAACGGAGCCAGCGTGGTGCTGATGAGTCACCTGGGACGACCCAACGGCCAGCGGGTGGCCAAGTACAGCCTCAAACCCGTGGCCGTCAAACTGCAAGAACTGCTGGACCGTCCGGTAAAACTTCTGAACGACTGCGTCGGCGACGCCGTAGAGTCTGCCTGCGCTCAACTTGAAGCGGGTCAAGTTATTCTGCTGGAAAATCTCCGTTTTCATCTTGAAGAAGAAGGCAAGGCCAAGCAGGAAGATGGCTCTAGCCTCAAAGCCGACCCGGAAAAGGTCAAGACCTTTCGCGCCTCGCTGGCCAAACTCGGCGACGTGTATGTGAATGACGCCTTTGGTACGGCTCATCGCGCTCACTCTTCCACCGCCGGCATCACCGATTTTCTGCGCCCGGCTGTGGCCGGTTTTTTGATGGAAAAGGAACTGGCCTACCTGGGCGGCGCGTTGGCCAATCCCACTCCGCCCTTTTTGGCCATTATGGGTGGAGCCAAAATTTCCGATAAGATTGCCGTAATTGAAAATCTGCTGTCTCAAGTTGACTCCCTGCTCATTGGGGGGGGTATGGCCAATACCTTTTTTGTGGCTCAAGGGCACAACGTGGGCACTTCGCTGGTAGAAGAGGAAGCTGTGGAAACCGCCAAAAAGCTTTTAGCCGAGCACGCCGACAAACTGGTGTTGCCGGTAGATTGTGTTGTGGCTGCCGAATTTAAAGCCGACGCCGAATCTAAAGTGACGCCGGTTGACGAAGTGCCCAACGACTGGAAAATTCTGGATATTGGCCCAGCCACCATTGCCCACTTCTCTAACCGGCTGGCCCCGGCCAAAACCGTTGTGTGGAACGGCCCCATGGGCGTATTTGAGTTTCCGCGCTTTGCCGAAGGCACTTTTGCCGTGGCCAAAGCCCTTTCGCAGTTAAGCGGGGCCACCACCATTGTTGGCGGTGGCGACAGCGCCGCCGCAGTAGAACAATCCGGCCTGGCCGATAAGATTAGCCACATCTCCACCGGCGGCGGGGCCAGCCTGGAATTTTTGGAAGGCAAAACCCTACCGGGAGTAGCGGCGCTGGATGACAAATAA